The genomic segment CGCTGGTGACGCTCAACGGGGAAGACCTTTCGCATCCCCGGCCGCACCTCGCGACGTCGTGGACGGTCACCGGCGGGGGCCGGTTGCATACGTTCGCGCTGCGCCGCGACGTCCGCTTCGCGGGAGGGAACCCGCTTACGTCGGCCGACGTCAAGTGGTCGTTCGAGCGCGTCATGAACTTGAAGAGCAATCCCGCCTTCTTCCTCGACAACGTCGACGCCGTGACGGCGCCCGACCTGTATACCGTGGTGCTGCGCCTCAAGGCGCCCCAGCCTTCGATCATCCCCATCCTGTCGAACGGGGCGCTCGGCATCGTCGACAGCAAGGCCGCGGCCGCGCAGGGCGCGGACGCCGGGCCGGACGCGAAAGACCGCGATCACGCCGAGGCCTATCTCAACGCCCACTCGCTCGGGAGCGGCGCCTACGTCCTCGAGAGCCACACTCCGAACCAGGAGGTCGTGCTCGTCCGCAACCCGCGCCACTGGCGCGGACGGGCGCCGATCGCCCGCGTGGTCATCAAGAACGTTCCGGAAGCGTCGACCCAGGCGCTGCAGCTCGAGCGCGGCGATCTCGACGTCGCGACCGGCCTCGGCCTCGCCAACGCGCAGACGCTGGGAGCCGTGCCGGGCGTGACGATCAGGAACACTCAGATCGCCGCCTCGTTCGTCATGATGGTGAACATGAACCCGGAGCTGAGCGGGGCGCTCGCCAACCCGAAGATCCTCCAGGCGATCCGCTACGCGCTCGACTACGAGGGCATCCTCAAGATCGCCGGGCCGGGCGCGACGCGCATGTCCGGAGTGATCCCCAACGACCTCGCCGGGGCGCTCGATCCCCGCGAGGCGGTCCGGACCGACCGGGAGCGGGCGAAGGCCTTGATCCGGGAGTCGGGGGTCGCGGCGCCGCGGGGCCGGATGAACTACGCGAGCGACCAGACGTCCTTCGGCATCCAGTACGCCCTCATGGCGCAGAAGCTCCAGGCCGATCTCGCGGCGGTGGGCATCACCGTGGATCTCAACGGCCTGCCGGGGGCGGTGGCCCTCGGCGAGTACCGCGCGGGCCGGTCCCCGGCCCTCTTTGGAGGGTACTACGCCGACTACCCCGACGCGACCGACTTCCTCGTGTATCTGCCGGGCCGGCTCGTGGGCAAGCGGCTGCAGTGGCCGGCGTCGGCAGGCCCTGCGGCCGGGGAGTTGGCGCGCTGGGGCGACCAGGCGGAGCAGGAAGGCACCCCGCGGGCCCGGGTCGCCCTGCTGCAGAAGATCCAGCGGCGTCTCCTGGAGATCGGCCCCTACGTCCCGCTGTTCACGCCGGCGCTGCCGTGGGGCTACCGCGCGGACCTGCGCGGCGTGACTTTCAACAGCGTCTGGGGGATCGATCTCTTCGCGGTCCGGCCCACCTGAGGTGAACCTGGCGCGGTACGTCGCCCGGCGCGTCCTGCTGCTGCCGGCGATGCTCGTCGGGATCACCCTCCTCACGTTCGTGATCTCGCATGCCGTTCCGGCGGATCCCGTGGCCGTCAACCTCGGCGAGCAGGCGGCCGCGAATCCCGAGGTCGTCGCCACCTTCCGCCACCAATGGGGGCTCGACCGGCCGCTGCCGGTGCAGTACGTGATCTACCTCCGCAACCTGCTGCGCGGTGACATGGGGATGTCGATCTCGACGCATCAGGCGGTCCTCACCGATCTCGGCCAGGATCTGCCGGCGACCGTGGAACTCGCGTTTGCGGCGATGCTGATCAGCCTGGCCGTCGGGATCCCGCTCGGGATCCTCGCCGGCGTCCGCCGCGATACCCCGATCGACCAGATCAGCCGGGGCGGCTCGCTGATCGGGGTGTCGATGCCGGTGTTCTGGCTGGGGCTCGTGGCGCTCCTCGTTTTCTACGCGTGGCTGGGGTGGGCGCCGTCGGCGGGCCAGCTCAACCCGCGCCTGAGCCGCCCGCCCGTGGTGACGGGGTTCGTCGTGGTCGACGCCTTTCTGGCCGGCGAGCCGGAGGTCGGCGGGGACGCGCTCGCGCATCTCGTGCTGCCGGCGCTCGTGCTCTCCGCCTACAGCATCGGGGTGATCACGCGCATGATGCGCGGCAGCATGCTCGACGTTCTCGGCGAGGACTACGTGCGGACCGCGCGCGCGAAGGGCCTCCCGGGCCTCCGCGTCACCCTGCGGCACGCGGCGCGCAACGCGCTGCTGCCGGTGATCACGATCATCGGATTGAGCTTCGGTGGGCTCCTCTCGGGCGCCGTCATCACGGAGACGGTTTTCGCCTGGCCCGGGCTCGGCTCGTACGCGTTCCGCAGCGCCACGTCGCTCGATTTTCCCGCGATCATGGGCGTCGGCATCGTTGTCGCGTCGGTGTACGTCTTCGCGAACCTGCTCGTCGACGTCGCCTACGCGGTCGCCGATCCGCGCATCCGGATGGGGTAGCGCGATGGCGGTCCCCGCGGCGGCCGCCCCACGTTCCGGCGTCCGCCGTCCCGCGCAATTCCTGCCGCGGCCGTTCGTGCGGTCGCCGCTGGCGATGATCGCCCTCGTGGTCGTCGCGGCGTGGCTCGTCGCCGCCGCGGCCGCGCCGCTGCTCGCGCCCGAGCCGCCGCTGGCGCAGGATATCGCCGGGCGCCTGGCCGCGCCCGGCCCGGCGCACTGGCTCGGCACCGACCCGCTGGGCCGGGACGTGCTCAGCCGCGTACTCTACGGGGCGCGCATCTCGATCCCGGTGGGACTCGCCGCGGTCGCGCTCGCGGTCCTGCTCGGGACTGTCGTCGGCAGCGTCGCCGGCGTGGCCGGTGGCATCGTGGACGAGGCGATCATGCGCCTGACGGATCTCATGCTGGCGTTCCCCACGGTCATCCTGGCGATGATCATCTCCGCCGCGCTCGGCGCCGGCGTGTGGAACGCCGTGCTCGCGATCATGGTGGCGTGGTGGCCGTCGTACGCGCGGTTCGCGCGGGGCCTCGTCCTCGCCGTGCGGGGCCGCGAGTACGTCGAAGCCGCGCGGGCCGTGGGCGCCTCCACGCTGCGGGTGTTCGGTCGGCACATTCTCCGGAACATCGTCTCGCCGATCGTGATCCTCGGCACACTCGACGTCGGGCACGCGATTCTCACGTTCGCCTCACTGAGCTTCCTCGGGCTCGGCCCGCCGCCGCAGATTCCGGAGTGGGGATCAATGATCGCCGCGGGGCGCGACTACCTGGTCCAGTGGTGGATCGCGACGTTCCCCGGCCTGGCGATCCTCACGCTGGTGCTCGCGCTGAACGTCGTGGGCGACAGCCTGCGGGACGCGCTCGACCCGCGCCTGCGGCGGATGTAAGGATCTCGAGTGCGGGCGGGGAGGCGGCTGTGATCCAGTTCGGCGACGAACGCATCCAACGATTTCTCGCGACGAGGGAGGTCGTCGTGCTCTCGACGATTCAGGCCGATGGATCGCCGCTCGCGATCCCGATGTGGTTTTGGCACGATGCCGCGGCCATGACCATGATCAGCGAACGCGGCACGCAGAAGGTCCGCAATCTTCGCCGCGACCCCCGCGTCTGCGTGGTCGCGGAATCGGGGACGCGGGCGGACGCGCGCGCCGTGATCATCGGCGGCCGCGCGGAGTTCATTCCGGACTCGCCGGCGCGGCGCGGGCTCGTCCGGGCGCTGCTGGACAAGTACCACCCGAATCTCGAACGCCGGTGGGGCGGCGACGCGATGCCCCCGGACCGCGTGATGTTTCGGGTCGTCCCGGCCTGGGTGCGAACGTACGGGTTCTGACGCGGCCTATGGTATCTTTGCAATGTCCCGGCATAATGGAACCATAATTTGCCTCGGGACAAAAGGCCGATCGGGAGAAGCCTGCCGATGACGAACGACGATCGATCTGTTGGACGGGTTTTGACGCGCCGGGAGATCCTGACGCTCTTCTCCGGCGCCGCCGCCGGCACCGCGCTCCTCGCCGCGTCCGGCCATGTTGGATCGCACACCGTCAACGCGGCCGGTGCCGTGCGGCCGTCCTGCGTCGTGCGTCCTCAGCAGACACAGGGGCCATATTTCGTGGACGAAAAGCTGCGCCGCTCCGACATTCGCCGAGATCCGACCGACGGCTCCGTCAAGCAGGGGGTCCCGTTGCGGTTGGTCTTTCGCGTCGCGGAGCTGAACGGAAGCGTGTGCAGGCCGCTCGCGGGCGCAACCGTGGACGTGTGGCATTGCGACGCCCTCGGGGTCTACTCCGACGCCCGAGACCCGCTGTTTGGCGACACCAGGGGCAAGAAATTCTTGCGCGGCTATCAGGTGACGACCGCCGCCGGGACCGCGGAATTCCTGACCATCTATCCCGGCTGGTATCAGGGCCGAACGGTCCACGTCCACTTCAAGATTCGAACCGCGTCCGCGTCCTCGGCGCATCATGAATTCACGTCGCAGCTATACTTCGACGACACGCTCACCGATCGCGTGCACGCGCGGCCGCCCTACGCCGGCAAGGGCCGGCGCACCATGCGGAACGCCGACGACGGCATCTTCCGCGACGGCGGAACGAAACTGGTCCTCAAGGTCGCGAAGGAAGGACAAGGGTACGCGGCCGCGTTCGACGTGGCGCTCGAGACGGCGTAAACGCCGCTTCGAGTTTCGTCGTGCGCGGCTCCCGGCGCCGAGGTCTTACCGAGGCGGGGCGGGCCCCGCCTACCGCGGGACAGGCCCCGCCTACCGCGGGACAGGCAGCGAGAAGTCCAGCAGTTCGGCGCGCTCCCGCAGCGCCCTGGTCATGGCGGCGAGACCGGAGGCGGCATCGTCCGTTACGCCCGAGACGAGCGGCAGCGCGATGCCCCGGAACCGTTCCGTGGCGGTCAGCCGCGAGCGGTGCGGCTCGAGCGGCGTAATTTCGAACGTCAGCACGCGCTCCACCGCGCCCAACGGCATCTTGCCGGCCCACGTCAATTCCTGGCCGGGCTTCGCGACCAGCACGGTCGGGGCGAAGTGGATCACCGTGCCGCCCCGGAGGGTGAGGTCAAGCGTCCGGCCCGCCACGGCGTCGCCGGAGGCGGGATAGATGTAGGGGTTCCAGATATCGTACGCGGGGAAATCGGTCAGCACGCGCCACACCTCATCGGCGGACGCCTTGATCTCGACCACCGCCCGGACGTCCT from the bacterium genome contains:
- a CDS encoding ABC transporter permease, giving the protein MAVPAAAAPRSGVRRPAQFLPRPFVRSPLAMIALVVVAAWLVAAAAAPLLAPEPPLAQDIAGRLAAPGPAHWLGTDPLGRDVLSRVLYGARISIPVGLAAVALAVLLGTVVGSVAGVAGGIVDEAIMRLTDLMLAFPTVILAMIISAALGAGVWNAVLAIMVAWWPSYARFARGLVLAVRGREYVEAARAVGASTLRVFGRHILRNIVSPIVILGTLDVGHAILTFASLSFLGLGPPPQIPEWGSMIAAGRDYLVQWWIATFPGLAILTLVLALNVVGDSLRDALDPRLRRM
- a CDS encoding pyridoxamine 5'-phosphate oxidase family protein, translated to MIQFGDERIQRFLATREVVVLSTIQADGSPLAIPMWFWHDAAAMTMISERGTQKVRNLRRDPRVCVVAESGTRADARAVIIGGRAEFIPDSPARRGLVRALLDKYHPNLERRWGGDAMPPDRVMFRVVPAWVRTYGF
- a CDS encoding SRPBCC domain-containing protein, coding for MIRTGLIVLLVMAVAGTAAAGVLPDLSTHKDVRAVVEIKASADEVWRVLTDFPAYDIWNPYIYPASGDAVAGRTLDLTLRGGTVIHFAPTVLVAKPGQELTWAGKMPLGAVERVLTFEITPLEPHRSRLTATERFRGIALPLVSGVTDDAASGLAAMTRALRERAELLDFSLPVPR
- a CDS encoding ABC transporter permease yields the protein MNLARYVARRVLLLPAMLVGITLLTFVISHAVPADPVAVNLGEQAAANPEVVATFRHQWGLDRPLPVQYVIYLRNLLRGDMGMSISTHQAVLTDLGQDLPATVELAFAAMLISLAVGIPLGILAGVRRDTPIDQISRGGSLIGVSMPVFWLGLVALLVFYAWLGWAPSAGQLNPRLSRPPVVTGFVVVDAFLAGEPEVGGDALAHLVLPALVLSAYSIGVITRMMRGSMLDVLGEDYVRTARAKGLPGLRVTLRHAARNALLPVITIIGLSFGGLLSGAVITETVFAWPGLGSYAFRSATSLDFPAIMGVGIVVASVYVFANLLVDVAYAVADPRIRMG
- a CDS encoding ABC transporter substrate-binding protein — translated: PRLTRRALLGAAAGAAALSRLAHPAAAPAAGAPRDTLVVAPSYVIRSLDPGHTLEPLGEMITHAAYDALVTLNGEDLSHPRPHLATSWTVTGGGRLHTFALRRDVRFAGGNPLTSADVKWSFERVMNLKSNPAFFLDNVDAVTAPDLYTVVLRLKAPQPSIIPILSNGALGIVDSKAAAAQGADAGPDAKDRDHAEAYLNAHSLGSGAYVLESHTPNQEVVLVRNPRHWRGRAPIARVVIKNVPEASTQALQLERGDLDVATGLGLANAQTLGAVPGVTIRNTQIAASFVMMVNMNPELSGALANPKILQAIRYALDYEGILKIAGPGATRMSGVIPNDLAGALDPREAVRTDRERAKALIRESGVAAPRGRMNYASDQTSFGIQYALMAQKLQADLAAVGITVDLNGLPGAVALGEYRAGRSPALFGGYYADYPDATDFLVYLPGRLVGKRLQWPASAGPAAGELARWGDQAEQEGTPRARVALLQKIQRRLLEIGPYVPLFTPALPWGYRADLRGVTFNSVWGIDLFAVRPT
- a CDS encoding intradiol ring-cleavage dioxygenase, whose product is MTNDDRSVGRVLTRREILTLFSGAAAGTALLAASGHVGSHTVNAAGAVRPSCVVRPQQTQGPYFVDEKLRRSDIRRDPTDGSVKQGVPLRLVFRVAELNGSVCRPLAGATVDVWHCDALGVYSDARDPLFGDTRGKKFLRGYQVTTAAGTAEFLTIYPGWYQGRTVHVHFKIRTASASSAHHEFTSQLYFDDTLTDRVHARPPYAGKGRRTMRNADDGIFRDGGTKLVLKVAKEGQGYAAAFDVALETA